The Paenibacillus uliginis N3/975 genome has a window encoding:
- a CDS encoding sterol desaturase family protein — MKTKYVKEFFFFPDIFIMSGLFFISFGFMIPNLTSVGTCIAFVIGMISYSIIEYLTHRFLFHIKTPKNAFFLKLIKRLHYDHHSSPNDLNLLFLPLWYSLPNMAIAGVAAYFMSSNLVITNAFIAGVMIFLLFYEWKHYIAHRPVKPISPWGRWMKKIHLWHHFKNENYWFGVTNPVYDWAMGTFKDQNNVEQSQTARDLEQRGKQEFEL; from the coding sequence ATGAAAACCAAGTATGTTAAAGAATTTTTCTTCTTCCCTGACATATTCATCATGAGTGGTCTCTTCTTCATTAGTTTTGGATTTATGATTCCTAATCTAACATCTGTAGGGACCTGCATCGCATTCGTAATAGGGATGATTTCCTATTCAATCATTGAATACTTGACCCACAGATTTCTCTTTCATATTAAGACACCAAAAAATGCATTTTTCTTAAAGTTAATTAAACGCTTACATTACGATCATCATTCAAGTCCTAATGATTTGAATTTATTATTTCTGCCTTTATGGTACTCGTTGCCGAACATGGCGATCGCCGGAGTGGCTGCCTACTTCATGTCTTCAAATCTCGTAATCACGAATGCTTTTATCGCCGGTGTTATGATTTTTTTATTGTTTTATGAGTGGAAGCATTATATAGCCCATCGTCCAGTAAAGCCAATTTCTCCGTGGGGACGTTGGATGAAGAAAATTCATTTATGGCATCATTTTAAAAATGAAAATTACTGGTTCGGTGTGACAAACCCGGTTTATGATTGGGCAATGGGAACCTTTAAGGACCAAAACAACGTTGAACAAAGTCAAACCGCCCGAGATCTTGAACAACGCGGTAAGCAGGAGTTTGAACTATAA